The Vigna angularis cultivar LongXiaoDou No.4 chromosome 6, ASM1680809v1, whole genome shotgun sequence genome contains the following window.
acttaggacgaacgctaggtatacgaccgagcgctacttacaACGAACGCAAGGTATAAGACCGAGAGctcattaggacgaacgctaggtatacGACCGAGCACTGCTtatgacgaacgctaggtataagaccgagcgttactaattttaaagtataagggtataaatattattatttcatttcagAGACTCGGATACCGttaggctgagccgaacgctcagaCATAGCATTTcacaggaggacgctcgttctcgaccagagttctttccgaatgaaagaattccattttaaACCGTTTActaggaaaccgaacggtataagaccgttcgatgacgagcgtacATTATCATGGTAAGAAATGtcatattcagatttttcatctattctaactcaacatttaTCACACAgttcatatcttataatttcatatcaattatCAATTCATATACTTTATAGGATTCGTATTACAATTCATACTCCACAATAATTATCCATATTCACattcatacatatcaaccatcatcaTACATACTCAATCAGCATATACTTCATACATTCAGTCAATAACGGACGctcatacaacatacaagtatcaattaaattaaataagcttcccttacctggatcagtggTGAACGTCTAAGAATTTTGACTCGCCCAACTAcagctttctaccctcaacgattTTCTTAATTCCTCCTACTAAGTCTAATCATAAAAATACAGAAGGATTTAGATTATACTACTGCATGCAACCAAAATTTGGTTTTGCATGTAACCCATGAACGAACGATTAGAGATGGGAACTTACCAGCTTCAGACTCTGAAACTgttcggttcaaactgaagcttaCGGCGTCGGGAGTAgatctacggtttctgaaatgggatcggagtagagaatggtaagttacagaagagagaagggagggttttctagagagaagaaggaggaagatgGAAGATCAGATTTTTCTTGGAAAGAaagtgcatgcagaggagagtggaGTGTTTTTCTGAAAACCCAGTTTTGCTCCACAGTCGAGAACGAACGTCTCCTCTCCAGTtgacacctgttttccacttACTGATTTTTGAACCTTCCATTTTGACACTTGTCCATTGTGCGTCAGagtgtgtgagtgcgttttaatggcactgAGCGTGTGACGTGGGTGCATTTATGAGAGTaaccaggtgactcagcagtgcattTAATGAGGCGTGACAATCCCCCTGACTATacaaattttcgtcctcgaaaattaagacttACCTGGAAACAGATGGGGgtacaagtccttcatggcgTTCTCCACTTCCAACGTTGAGTCGCCAGTCTTTGCGTTCCACACCATCTTCACTAGACGAACGTCTTTTCCTTTGTAGTACTTGGTGCGACTGTCTTCCACACGAACTGGTTGCAActccagcgttcggtcttgacgaagttgaacgtcttccaactccaATATATGAGAAGGGTCGGCTATGTATTTTCGGAGTTGGGAGACGTGAAAGACGGGATGAAGATTCAACAGTTGAGGTGGTAAAGCTAGTTCATACGCCACTGGTCCGATCTTTTTCAGAATTTGATAAGGTCCGATGAATTTGGGGGatagcttctttggacgaacgactCTGCCTACTCTAGTGATCGGGTTGAGTCGAAGAAAAACATGATCTCCTACGGCGAACTCCAAaggtcttcttctcttatccgCATATGACTTTTGCCTGCTAAGTGACGTCTTCAATCTCTCTTGGATTAGCTTCACCTTCTCGGTCGTTTGCTGGATAAGTTCGGGTCCAGTTAACACCTTCTCTCCTTCTTGGAACCAACAAAGTGGTGTTCGGCACTTCCTCCCgtagagagcttcaaacggcgcCATTCCGATGCTAGACTGAAAGCTGTTGTTGTAAGTGAATTCCACTAGCGGTAAGACTTCATCTCAAGCGcctaagtgatctaggacgcacgtcctcaataAGTCTTCGAGCGTCTGGATGGTCCTCTCAGATTGGCCGTCCATCTAAGGATGATAAGCTGAACTCATTTGCAGTCTGCTTCCCAATTCACCTTGCAaagattgccaaaaccgagatgtgaatctcgtgtctcggtcagaaatAATACTTGAAGGTactccatgtagacgaacgatctccttgATATACGACTTGGCTAAGTTGGTCATCGACATCTTCAAGTTAACTGCCAGGAAGTGAGCGCTCTTCGTTAGTCGATCCACGATCACCCAAATTGAGTCATGATTTCTGACCGTACGTGGCAGGtgggtcacgaaatccatggaaATGTTGTCCTACTTCCATTCAGGAATTTCCAACTGCTGAAGCAAACCGCTCGGCCTCTGATGTTCCGCCTTCGCTCGTTGACAAGTTAGGCATGACGCCACAAAACGAGAGATATCGCttttcattccaggccaccagaaGGACTTccggaggtcttgatacatcttagtcatgccaggatgcatgctaaggcggctgtgatgtccttcctccaAGATAATCCTCTTCAGTTCACCATCATTAGGGATGCACGTCCGGCCCCTATAGCGTAAGAGACCGTCCGTTCCAGCATTGAAGTCCTTAGCTtgatccgtaccgagcgcgCCTAATATTTTTACCAACTCTTCATCCGCTCGCTGCTTCACTCTAATCCGGTCGAATACTTCACTGGCTATCCTAAGGTTACAGCACCTAATACTGTTCGGTTCCAACTTGAACTgcaaccttagatctctaaaaCTTTCAACTAGATTGAGCTCTCTCACCATTATAGCTGAGACATGAACTGCTTTCCTGCTTAACGCGTCCGCCACTACATTTGCCTTTCCCGGATGATACAACAGTTCAAAGTCATAATCCTTTAAGAATTCTAGCCAAcgcctctgcctcatgttcaactccttctgatcaaatagATACTTGAGgctcttatgatcactgaagacttggaacgtGGATCCGTACAAGAAATGCCTCCAAATTTTCAGTGCGAAAATgaccgctgccaactccaggTCGTGCATTGGGTAATTTCTGTCGTGAATCTTTAGTTGACGAGAAGCGTACGCTACCGCTCTCTTCTCTTGCATCAACACACTTCCCAAACCTTGATGAGAAGCGTCGTAGTACACCTCGAACGGTTTGGCTGTGTCTGGAATAATTAGAattggagcgctcgtcaacttctgCTTCATCTCTTGAAAACTttcttcacaccgatcggtccaagcgaacggttgATCTTTCCTGGTCAGCTGAGTTAGCGGAGCTACTATCTTAGCAAATCCCTCAATAAAACGTCTGTAGTAGCCCACAAGTCCCACGAAGCTACGAACCTCAGTGACCGAAcgcggactctcccattccagCACCGCTCGTACCTTCGCTGGATCTACAGAGATACCTCCAACCGATACGACGTGCCCCAAAAACTGAACTTCCTTCATCCAGAACTCACATTTTGATAGCTTGGCGTACAACTCCTTCTCCCTCAGTACGCCAAGGACAATTCTCAAGTGCTCCTCATGTTCGTCCTGGGtcttggagtagatgagaatgtcatctatgaagacgaccacGAATCTGTCTAGGTACGGCCTGAAGATGCGgttcatataatccatgaaGATCGCTGGTGCGTTCGTCACACCGAAcggcatcactacatactcaTAGTGTCCATAACGAGATCTGAACGCGGTCTTCTGGATGTCTTCCTCCTTAACtctgatttgatgatatccagaccGCAAATCAATCTTTGAGAATACGGTGGCCCCATGCAGTTGATCCAACAAATCATCTATCCTTGGCAATGGGTACttattcttgatggtcagcttgttcaATTGCCTGTAATCTATATAcaaccgagagctgccatctttcttcttcaccaaaagAACAGGCGCTCCCTAGGGTGATACGGTCGGCCTGATAAATCTCTTATCCATCAATTCTTCAATCTGCGTTTTGAGTTCAACCAATTCAGCTGGTGACATCCTATATGGTTGAACAGAGATAGGTGCTACGGTCGTCACCAAATCAATGGTGAATTCAACTTCGCGAGGAGGGGGAAGTCCAGGTATTTCTTCCGGAAAGACGTCCGGAAACTCATCCACAACCGATCGTCCATTACTATTACTAGTGGACGATCGTTCTTGCACCAACTTCCGAACTCCTGATCTTCATGCGTCAtaacactagtgcagcgaggggcttttaccgcggttgattttcactatacgtcgcggttcatgaaccgcggcatattcagccgcgatagtaagtcagacactttatgccgcggttctaaccgcggtatataggctgaggaatatgccgcggttgtctagggaaccgctgcctaaattcattttttttaaaaaaaaaaattaaaaaaaaaattaaaaaatgcactatatgccgcggttgaaccgcggcatatatgcCGACGAGTATGCCGCGGTTAGTGTCAaaaccgcggccatatgtctcgttttttaaaaaaaaaaaagcactatatgccgcggttgtggttagaaccgcggcatattcccctgcagttttttaaaatagcaggtctgtttttgtgatatccactaccacaaaaacagacctgcatataaaaacatttacagaaattcaatttcaacataacaaacacatgttcaaatgtatttcaacatcaaataaagtagagagtctaagaaaattctatctaatcaaatgcattgtttaaatctaaatctaagagctattgtataatctaactatatacttcgcagcagcgttcctaatgaatagtagtgacttctcaggaactggtgtagtagtcttgaatctctgcaaaagacaattcattttaattagtgtatatgaattcaacatttgttaaaaaatcaaaatttgttaaagttaaatattaccgtttcccagcttcttgtgatgtgagaacgaacaatatgggtcatccaatacattacatagtatccacactcatatgacccattttgtctgttacactacaatatatcatcacagttgataatagttagtgaataacatttgttataaaacaattataacaaagtatgactttagcatatgtcaaaccttgagagaaatccaagcaatctttctactcttaacaattgatctcccgtccatcatcatacttgctggaatagaactgtatataaaaaaatgttttagcattcagttatataacaaagaaagtccaaacattgaggttcttaccaatcaattgcttgtctgagttgtgtgggaggaggcctgtgcaatgagcagaaccacaaagcatagttgtcttgcacagacataacaagaagttgccaatggcgcctgaaattcataataacgtaactattaaatattaaaatcacatatggaacattattatgttaacaaagttcacttacccggatatataaggcaaaaagtatattttcttgccccttcgAAAACTGCTTATCATTCTCGTGTTGATatgatcaaaatcatttgattcatgaatgtcttggggatcaatgaatccataatcatcagaacgccccaacttattagtgaccccagacatatacctgaaatcaaaaattaactttgatataaggatacttgatatataaatcaattttatatataaataattggtcatagacttacatcatccatagttgaataattgaaatattcaactcttgtgttcccgacgcaagctcacggacatcttggctattaaggtatattgggacctcagagccatgcccaaatacattagcatcatactgaacctccaaaggcttatcatcaaggatgtcagcaagtagatgcaatgaagaaagagggtcatcctcagatagaggaatcttctgttgttcctgcgtctgttgttacatgaaaagataagataagttttgacatcaaaaacctttaaaattgagaagtgtaaagaagaatttcataccgaggggtcagaaactggtttaaccaaaaatttaggccaagtgataaacgacttatatgcttgttccacagtgaaaatctcttccgtggacAGTGGAACTGAGGCATCTGGCatgatcatttcatccactgataccttcacctcatcctctaatagttgcataccatgacatacagtcgctgacctaaactctgttccacgagctaccagcaccatctca
Protein-coding sequences here:
- the LOC128197441 gene encoding uncharacterized protein LOC128197441, coding for MISSFRRGKKIYFLPYISGRHWQLLVMSVQDNYALWFCSLHRPPPTQLRQAIDCSIPASMMMDGRSIVKSRKIAWISLKCNRQNGSYECGYYVMYWMTHIVRSHITRSWETRFKTTTPVPEKSLLFIRNAAAKYIVRLYNSS